DNA sequence from the Vicia villosa cultivar HV-30 ecotype Madison, WI linkage group LG3, Vvil1.0, whole genome shotgun sequence genome:
agtcttatttttctaaaataataaatctattaaatctaaattttgtgtaaaatattaatacatttataaaaacataaaatcaaattatatatatatatatatatatatatatatatatatatatatatatatatatatatatatatatatatatatatatatatatatatatatatatataatttttggtATAAATTTCTTAATTGATAATTGTGTATTATATATTTAACAACATTTTGACTCTACAcagattttgtgtttttttatactAAATGTTTATCAAGGAATTGACATATCTTATGTCTTATTTTGaagtttaaataattaaactaatgagccaaatatatatatatatatatatatatatatatatatatatatatatatatatatatatatatatatatatatatatatataaaagtaaaaaGATATTGGATAAAAAAGCATAAGTAAAGTATGAATTAAATGATGTTAAAATTATATGCTAATATAAATAATTCATAATTGTTTTACTAATTGtgtaaattatataataataaatattttatcatttaaataaattacatAACACAAATTATAATAATAGAATGAGCTAGCTCTTTGCCAAACATGACTTTAAATCCAACACTATCCCAATTAACtaatttccttttaattttcttctAATAACTATTCTATTTCTTATTAATTTATACTTATGttgaataatatttatattatttttatacaaCAATACCTATTAATAAACCattagttttaaaaaatctatATATAACCATTCTTTTATCCAATTATAATTTACTATACCAAACATGtactaaatgttttttttatttatatatttttttcatgttGATAAAGAGAAATTATTTAATAGAGAAAAACTTTATCTTTAAGAGAGAAATTTTATCTTCAAATTTATCTTCATAATAAAAACAATTAttctaataaatttattatttttattaaatgagtacataaaatgatttaattttctttgGGATAAAAAACAACACTCTCGAATGAATTATGATAAGTATATATAaatcaattattaattatttgtataattgatgcatatatataaaaaatgcacacttcataaatatttaaacgtgtttataaaaatatgtcattttagttaaatttctaagttttttttattaaacgatcttattgatctaaatgtttttacgggtaccagacatttttctatacattcaattattattttttcacgggtaccagacatttttttatacaaattcaattattatttttcacgagTACCTgatttttttctatacattcaattattaattttttactgataccagatatttttctattaaaaaatatacatctaaaacaaatgcgcgtctcGTACCAGAATCCGTGCGAACGCACCGATTTGTTActagttttcttttaaaatccAAATGATATTTGTTGATTGCATCGTATTCATCCAAACAACGTAAacttaagaaaataaatatattaatgataGTTGACCCGTCAAAATAAACGTACTCCTTTTCTAGTCTGGTGGCCGGCTATCTATATTGCACTGTTACATACTTACATTACAATACATATCACAATCCAAGTGGAACTGAACGAATAGCTTAAAAATGGAAGCGCTTGTATGCAGAAAATTGGGCGACCCAACGGCCACCGTGGAATCCGATAACAGCTCAATCTTCGTATCCAAGAATCATCCAATCCCTGAATTCAATTCTCCCACATCGGTCAGAGTTAGAATCAAAGCCACAAGCTTGAATTTCGCTAATTATTTGCAGATTCTCGGCAAGTATCAGGAGAAACCACCTTTGCCATTCATTCCCGGATCCGATTTTTCAGGCATCGTTGATTCCGTTGGCTCCAAAGTTACCAATTTCCGTGTTGGAGATCCTGTTTGCTCCTTCGCTGCTCTTGGATCGTATGCTCAGTATATAGTTGTTGATCAGAACGATTTGTGAGATTCAGCTTATCCTCTTCGCATTTTAATGTGTCCGAAATTCACCCAGACACTCTGATTAgatttaattttttcaaattattacggTCTTTGTTGGTGTGTCCTATTTCTTGTGTATGTGTTTCATAGCGTGTGTAAAAATTGAGTTTAAGAATTAGAAACCGCAGTGTCAAGTTAGAGTCAGTTCTTATGGAGAACTAGCAAACATAGGAATATCTATGCTAAGTTTTTAGAGACATGTACTTAAATTTTTATTTCCTCAGGTTGTGTTTGTAAAGTTTTTGACTTTGAAGGTTTCGCGTGCCGGAAGGTTGTGATTTGGTTGCCGCTGGAGCACTTGCTGTGGCGTTTGGGACTTCTCATGTTGCACTTGCTCATAGAGCTCAGTTGAAATCTGGTCAGGTATAATAGTACAATGTTGTTTCGCTTCACTTGTTGGGTGATGTATGTATTCTTCTATTTGTTGATGATGTTAAGTGGGATTGTGGAATTGTTTATTTGTAGGTATTGTTGGTTTTGGGTGCAGCAGGTGGCGTAGGTCTTGCAGCTGTGCAAATTGGGAAAGCATGTGGAGCCATTGTCATTGCCGTTGCTAGGTActcttttgcttttgtgtttttgtgtGCATAATGCCATTATGTTTTGAGTAGGGTTCAGTTTGGATTCACTTCTAGGCTTTTTGCTCTTATGTGTTTCTTAGCTAAACTTAATTTATGGATCTTTATTTATAGAAAAGTCATTgcaatattatagttattttATAGATAGTGTTAAATGAGAGAGCTACTGAACAAAACTGAGATGCTTAAGTTAATTTCAACTTATATAATGAGAAGCTTTTTATATGAGAAGTTTCACATTGAACATGATATGACCTGAAAATGTGTTTATGAGTAGGAGACATTCCTCCCCTTACAAGTTAATTTTGTAAGAGAGTTGGCCCAATATGGTATAAGAGCTCATCAAGATCCGTTAAATCACCCTCTATGATCCAGTCGGTTCATGTTACATATGTCTAGTCTTAGGCGTTTGCCGGGAGGTTGAAAAGTCTCTCATTGGATGTGATATGACCTGCAATTATGTTTATAAGTAGGAGGCATCCCTCTCCTTAAAAGTTGGTTTTATAACGGTTATATAGCTCAATAAAAAAACTCGAGTTTCAATTCAAAACACATAGTTATTTCATGATTCCtttaagggttaaatacgtttttagtccctataaatatgcgaccccgcatttttagtccctataaaattttccttcaatgattggtccttctaaaattttgatGCATGTAGTTTCAGTCTCTGCTTTACATTCTGAACATTTATCCAAAcattattttagaataattttagAATAATTTCAAGGATTGATATCATTTATCCAAACATTATTTCATTTATCCAAACATTATTtcagtccctataaaattattttagaataatttcAGTCCCTagagt
Encoded proteins:
- the LOC131661207 gene encoding uncharacterized protein LOC131661207 — its product is MEALVCRKLGDPTATVESDNSSIFVSKNHPIPEFNSPTSVRVRIKATSLNFANYLQILGKYQEKPPLPFIPGSDFSGIVDSVGSKVTNFRVGDPVCSFAALGSYAQYIVVDQNDLFRVPEGCDLVAAGALAVAFGTSHVALAHRAQLKSGQVLLVLGAAGGVGLAAVQIGKACGAIVIAVARGAEKVQLLKSLGVDHVVDLGNENVIDSVKEFLKIRKLKGVDVLYDPVGGKLTKESLKVLKWGAHILIIGFASGEVPVIPANIALVKNWTVHGLYWGSYKIHRPAVLEDSIKELLSLLAKGLISIHISHSYSLSEANLAFSAIKERKVIGKVMLVFDEKTTRSKL